The sequence CTTAGGGGGCCAAGACACGAGCCAGCATTTTCTGCCTCGCCTTTGGAGTTCTCAGAACAAAAGCGAGGCGCGGCCTACAAAAACTTGGAACGCTATAGCTCTGCAGTTCTATAGAATCTCAGCAAGCAACTTATTCACATTGTCGCTGGTCAACTCAACAGGATTGCCACCACAACTCGGATCTTTTAAAGCACCTTCAATAATTCTGGCGATATCGGCGTTTTCAACCCCCAAACCAGATAGGCGTTTTGGCACACCTAGTGAGTCGTTGAACTGGTCGACAAAGTTGCAGAAGCCGTCGAAACCGCCTTCGATGCCAAGATAGCCAGCAGCGAGATCAAAGCGCTCGCGGATCACGGGCTCGTTCAGTTTCAGAACCGCAGGCATACAGACCGCGTTGGTAGTCCCGTGATGTGTGTGGTGCATAGCGCCAATTGGATGGCTCAATGCGTGAATAGCGCCGAGGCCTTTTGGAATGCCGTGGCACCCATCATGGCCGCGCTCATCATGTGCGAACGGGCTTCGATGTTGGATGGCGCTTTGAACGCGATGGGCAAGTTCTCGATTACCAGACGCATGCCTTCCAGCGCGATGCCCTGGGACATCGGATGGTAATGCGGGCTGGAGAAGGCCTCGACGCAATGGGCAAAGGCGTCCAGTCCGGTGCCTGCAGTTATGAAGCTGGGCATACCAACGGTTAGTTCCGGGTCGCAGATCACGACCGAGGGCAGCACCTTAGGGTGGAAGATGATTTTCTTCTCTTCCGTCTCCGAGTTGGTGATGACGCTGGCGCGGCCCACTTCGGACCCGGTGCCAGCGGTGGTGGGCACGGCGATATTGGGCACGATTGCATCTGCATTGGCGCGGGTCCACCAATCGCCAATGTCTTCGAAATCCCAGATCGATCGCGTCTGGCCAGCCATAAAGGCGACCATCTTGCCGAGGTCGAGACCTGAACCGCCACCAAACGCGATCACCCCATCATGACCACCCTCGTTGAACGCTTTGACGCCACTAGTGAGGTTCTTCTCATTCGGGTTTGGGTCCACTTCAGCAAAAAGCCCGCGTCCCAGGCCCGCGGCTTCCAGCAGGTCAAGTGTCTTGGTCGTAATCTCCATTTCGGCCAAGCCCCGGTCGGTGACCAACAGCGGCTTGGAGACACCCGCTGCCGCACAGGCGTCAGCGATTTCAGAAATGCGGCCCGCTCCGAAGCGGATCGAGGTAGGGTAAGAAAAGTTTGCCTCAAGGTTCATGAAGTCACCTTTTTCATATGGTAGGATTTGGGGCGGGTTAGGTTGTGATAGCCAATGGCCGACAATCCGCCGCCGCGCCCGGTGTTTTTGCAGCCAGTCCAACACAGGCCCGGGTCAAGGTAGTCGGCGCGATTCATAAATACCGTGCCGGTCTCGATTTGGTCGCCAATGCGCATCGCGCGATCAAGATCTTTAGTCCAGAGGCTGGCGGTCAGGCCAAACTCGCTGTCATTCATTAGTGCGATGGCTTCTTCGTCGGATGAGACTTTCATAATCCCCACTACAGGCCCAAAGCTCTCGTCTCGCATCACGCGCATCTCGTGGGTCACATCAGTAAGGATCTGCGGCGTCAGATAGGCACCGCCGTCATCCTCGGCGAAGGTCTCGATATGTGCGGTTGCACCATCGGCCACGGCCTCGGCGATCTGGGCGCGGACCTCTTCGGCAAAGCGCTTATGCGCCATAGGTCCCATTGTCGTGTCTTGGTCCAGCGGATTGCCGAGCTTGTAACCTTTGACGATGGCTATGGCCTTTTCCAGGAACGCATCAAACAGGCTTTCATGCACGTAGATCCGCTCGATTCCACAGCAGCACTGGCCCGCGTTGAACATCGCGCCGTCGATCAGTGTATCGACGGCAGCGTCAAGGTCGGCGTCTTCCATGACATAACCCGGGTCCTTGCCGCCTAACTCTGTGCCCACGCCGGTAAAAGTCGCGGCAGCAGCCTTTTCCATAGCGACGCCACCGCCGACCGATCCGGTGAAATTGACAAAGTCAAAAGCTTTCTCCGAGATCAAATCGGAGGTGGTAGCGTGATCCAGGAAGAGGTTTTGGAACACATCTTCAGGCACTCCCGCAGAGTGGAAGGCCTGCGCCATTCGCTCTCCGACAAGGAGAGTTTGTGAGGCGTGTTTCAACACGACGGAGTTGTTAAGCGATTAGTGCCGGTGCAACCGTGTTGATCGCCGTCATGTAAGGATAGTTCCAAGGTGCGACCACCAGAACGACCCCGTGGGGCACGCGTTTGATCAAGCGTTTAAACGTGGCGTCCTCGCCTACCTGGATATCCGCGAGGCTTGTCGCCGCAATGTCCGCCATGTGACTGGCGCGCTCGCTAAATCCGCCAAATTCGCCACCATAGCGCACCGGGCGACCCATCATATGGGCCAACTCGCGCACGATTTCGTCGTTTGATGCGCCAACAGCTGCGACGCCTGCCATGACCAGATCAACGCGTTCTTTCAATGAGCGCGATGCCCAAGATAACTGCGCCTTGCGGGCTTTGGATACTGCACTTTCAGCTTCCTCTTTGCCGAGGATTGGGCGGCGGGCGAAAACTGACCCGTCAATAGGCGAGACACATTCTAACATTGTCATGCTTTTTCTAGACCTCTTGAGATTTCGTAGTCGGTGACCACGCGATTGAACTCTTCGATTTCCCATTCGGCGGCGCGGGCGTAATGCATCACGACTTCGTCCCCGAACGCCTCGCGCAGCATCTCAGAAGCCAAGAGCGCCTCTCGTGCGTCGCGCAACGTGTGTGGAATGTGCTTTTTGTCGTCGTCCGCATAGGCGTCGCCAGCAAAAACCTCGGGCAGCCGCAGCTTCTCTTCGATGCCTTTCAGTCCGGCTGCCAGCATCGCAGCCTGGGCCAAGTAGGGGTTCATATCCGCGCCCGGAACTCTGCACTCGATGCGCACGGCTTTGCTGCCTTCGCCACATAGGCGGAAGGCGGCTGTGCGGTTGTCGATTGACCAGACCACTTGAGTCGGTGCGAAGGTCCCCTTGGCAAAGCGTTTGTAGCTGTTCACATAGGGTGCCATGAAACTAGTGTAATCGGCCGCATAAGTCATCAGGCCAGCCACGTAGTGGTCCATTAGCTCGGACTTGCCATGAGGCCGGTCTGGGTCAAAAAAGGCGTTCGCGCCGCCCGACCAAAGCGATTGATGCACGTGGCTGGCGCTGCCGACCCGGTCCTTGTGCCATTTGGGCAAGAAGCTCGCCGCGACACCGTGTTGATGGGCGATTTCCTTGACGCCATGCTTAGCCAGTGTGTGGTTGTCCGCACAGGCTAGGGCCTCCGCATACTTGAGGTTCAATTCTTCCTGGCCCGCCTCTGCCTCGCCCTTGGAGCCTTCGACCGGCAAGCCCATCTTGCGCAGATGGTTGCGGATCGGGCGCATCACATACTCTTCCTTGGTGGTCTGGAAGATGTGATAATCCTCGTTGTAATTCGAGATCGGTTTGAGAGAATAGCCATTCTGAGCGATCTCGTCGTGGGTGCCTTGGAACAGAAAGAACTCCAGTTCGGTGGCCATAACCGGCGTCAGTCCTAGGGCCTCGGCGCGGGCGATCTGCTTTTTCAGCATCTCGCGCGGGGAGTGCGGTACAGGTTCGTGCGTGTGGTGGTCCATTACGTCACATAGGCACATCGCGGTGCCTTCCAACCACGGTACGGGTCGAAGGGTCGACAAGTCGGGCTGCATCACATAGTCACCATAGCCGCCCTGCCAAGAGGTCGACGCATAGCCATTGGGAGTCGCCATTTCGAGATCGGTTGCGAGCAAGTAGTTGCAG comes from Yoonia sp. GPGPB17 and encodes:
- a CDS encoding glutamine synthetase family protein; this translates as MEFEDLKTKIGSGEIDTVLTCIVDMQGRLMGKRFHAEAFLEIADGETHCCNYLLATDLEMATPNGYASTSWQGGYGDYVMQPDLSTLRPVPWLEGTAMCLCDVMDHHTHEPVPHSPREMLKKQIARAEALGLTPVMATELEFFLFQGTHDEIAQNGYSLKPISNYNEDYHIFQTTKEEYVMRPIRNHLRKMGLPVEGSKGEAEAGQEELNLKYAEALACADNHTLAKHGVKEIAHQHGVAASFLPKWHKDRVGSASHVHQSLWSGGANAFFDPDRPHGKSELMDHYVAGLMTYAADYTSFMAPYVNSYKRFAKGTFAPTQVVWSIDNRTAAFRLCGEGSKAVRIECRVPGADMNPYLAQAAMLAAGLKGIEEKLRLPEVFAGDAYADDDKKHIPHTLRDAREALLASEMLREAFGDEVVMHYARAAEWEIEEFNRVVTDYEISRGLEKA